Proteins found in one Miscanthus floridulus cultivar M001 chromosome 4, ASM1932011v1, whole genome shotgun sequence genomic segment:
- the LOC136551834 gene encoding alanine aminotransferase 2-like, with translation MSYNKSPSITAETINPRVKIFNYAPCGEILKHAERLEQEMEENPGSLPFQEIIYCNLGNPQVLGQPPLTFFREVLSLCDNPTLLNKDEACALFSPCSIRRARRIINSIPSKDTGGYTDSRGIKSLRQVVADGITARDGFPSKADDIFLTDGASAAINLLMQILIRSHEDGILSPLPEYPLYSASIILHGGTMVPYNLTEDNGWGLEIFEVKRCLEEARSAGLTVRAMVVINPGNPTGQVLSITNQEEILEFCRKEGIVMLADEVYQENIYAENKKFHSFKKVARSLGYDEKDISIVSFHSVSMSYGESGRRGGYMEVTGFADDVKDQICKVASLTICPNIAGQILISLAMDPPKLGDESFELFDDEKEKIRLCFRKHAKTLEKAFSSMEGVSCNNLEGALYLFPRLHLPSAAIRAAESKGVSPDTFYAHCLLDATGIAVLPGSGFHQASGTTHIRCMILPDEGKIALMIPRFREFHKAFMNEFRGSQRRMQDLRR, from the exons ATGTCGTACAACAAGTCCCCGTCCATCACCGCCGAGACCATAAATCCCAGG GTCAAGATCTTCAACTACGCACCTTGCGGGGAGATCCTCAAGCACGCAGAG CGGTTGGAGCAGGAGATGGAGGAAAACCCTGGTTCTCTCCCTTTCCAAGAG ATAATATACTGCAATCTTGGGAACCCCCAGGTTCTTGGTCAGCCACCATTAACTTTCTTCCGTGAG GTTCTTTCCCTGTGTGACAATCCAACCCTCCTGAATAAAGATGAAGCCTGTGCCTTATTCAG TCCTTGTAGCATAAGAAGAGCCAGGAGGATCATAAATTCGATTCCGAGCAAAGACACTGGTGGATATACTGATAGTCGG GGAATCAAATCTCTGCGTCAAGTAGTTGCAGACGGGATTACTGCAAGAGATGGTTTTCCATCAAAAGCAGATGATATTTTTCTGACTGATGGAGCCAGCGCAGCG ATCAATTTGCTGATGCAGATACTCATCAGGTCTCACGAAGATGGCATTTTGAGCCCTCTACCAGAATACCCCTTATACTCGGCTTCCATCATACTTCATGGTGGAACGATG GTGCCGTACAATCTTACTGAAGATAATGGTTGGGGCCTTGAGATTTTTGAAGTCAAGAGATGCTTGGAAGAGGCTCGTTCAGCTGGCCTGACTGTTAGAGCTATGGTGGTAATAAACCCTGGCAATCCTACTGGACAG GTGCTGTCCATCACCAACCAGGAGGAAATACTGGAATTTTGTCGGAAGGAAGGTATAGTTATGCTTGCTGATGAG GTATACCAGGAAAATATCTATGCAGAGAACAAAAAATTCCATTCTTTCAAGAAAGTGGCCAGATCACTTGGTTATGACGAAAAGGACATCTCCATAGTATCATTTCATTCCGTTTCAATGA GCTATGGGGAAAGTGGGAGAAGAGGAGGCTACATGGAGGTGACTGGTTTTGCAGATGATGTGAAGGATCAGATTTGCAAGGTGGCTTCTTTAACAATCTGCCCCAACATAGCTGGCCAAATTCTTATCAGCCTTGCAATGGATCCACCAAAG CTAGGAGATGAGTCTTTCGAGTTatttgatgatgagaaggaaaagATCCGTTTATGTTTCAGGAAGCATGCCAAG ACCCTAGAGAAAGCTTTCAGCAGCATGGAGGGCGTGAGCTGCAACAATTTAGAGGGTGCACTGTACTTGTTCCCACGGCTCCACCTTCCCTCTGCCGCGATCAGGGCCGCCGAGTCCAAGGGAGTTTCACCTGACACATTCTACGCTCACTGCTTGCTTGACGCCACCGGGATCGCCGTTTTGCCGGGCTCTGGGTTCCACCAG GCCTCTGGGACGACCCATATTCGGTGCATGATCCTTCCTGATGAGGGCAAAATCGCATTGATGATCCCACGCTTCAGGGAGTTCCATAAGGCGTTCATGAATGAGTTCCGGGGTTCTCAGCGGCGCATGCAGGATCTCCGTCGTTGA